In Carassius auratus strain Wakin chromosome 41, ASM336829v1, whole genome shotgun sequence, the DNA window CTACCATTGCCTTTTAAATAACATTGTTAcctttaaaattgttatattgcaaagcaaaatatattttacatgcagTAATGCACATacatcttcaagaaacatctaaaaacacatCGCAACACAGTTGACCCTCAAACTCAAGCACCCTCTAttataattttatctttttttgtcacttgCAATCTACATTTTCTAGCTGCTtgtttttctaatatatatatatatatatatatatatatacagtattgttcaaaataatagcagtacaatgtgactaaccagaataatcaaggtttttagtatattttttattgctacgtggcaaacaagttaccagtaggttcagtagattgtcagaaaacaaacaagacccagcattcatgatatgcacgctcttaaggctgtgcaattgggcaattagttgaaaggggtgtgttcaaaaaaatagcagtgtggcattcaatcactgaggtcatcaattttgtgaaaaaatatactaaaaaccttgattattctggttagtcacattgtactgctattattttgaacaatactgtatatataaatatgatgagcagaagaaaattctttcaaaaacataaaaaatagtaatgtttccaaacttttggtctgtactgtgtgtatatatttattttttatgagttataaaaaaattagatATTTGAATTCAAAAACCCCACTGTCCACATCtcaaaaaaacagaaacatgacTAAATCCTCTTAAAACCATTGAGCAAGACATTAAGGCAACTGAAACAACCACAAATGAATAACAATTActaattttacaaaacaaaaaaatgccaaAGGGATCATAAAGTTGTAATTATAAATACCAAATAAGTGGGACTACTGCATAAAGATTTAATCTGCTTTGGTCCACACTGCAAAACAGTACTTGTATTAAGTATTATTGAACTTACACAGTACAATATTAAAAGTGATCGAcatcagatttagtttttttatttgataaaaagacaaatgattctCTGTCAGAGAGAAGGTGATTCCCTgaaaaattgacatttaaaactgcaataaataaaatccaaattAACAAAATCCTTGAATATAAACTATTAATGTACTATAACAAACCAATCAAATCAAATCCCCAAAATAATATTCCCAACATAAGTGTATCCCCAAATGCGCTTCAGTGGTGTAGAGGTCACTGCAACAGAAGAACCACTCCACAAATGAGTCTTCAGGAACCAAACGGCCGACTGGGACTGAGAAGAAAAATGTGCGTCTTTAGCATGAGAACCTGAGAAATTGAGTTTGTGGAGTGTGATGATCATTTCAGAAGATCCACCAAACTCAATTCTCTGAAAAGAAGAGAGGGAAGAAAACCCCATTGAAAAATCAGAGCCTCAAGAGCCATTACTGAGAATGGCACACAGTTCTCTGGGCTGACTTTGACCTACAGCGGGTTTGTGCTGTGCTCGAGTCACTGATTGACAGGATCCTCCAGAAGTCCATATTTGCCCTCAAGTACCTGAACTGTAGCAGAGAGAGCACTGCAAGAGAGAAGAGACAGTTCATTTGGAGTGGAGACGTGCAACTACATAACTAGTAGACTAGTGAAGTCAGCTGCTCTGTTTTGGGTCAAAGACAAATGTCAAAATACGAGTgcaataatgttacattttcattcagggaaaataatatttatgcaaaTATTAAACACTTATTCTGATCTgcacttaatataatataatcacatttcttcatatattaaattattacaaaattctTGCTGACCAACGGGCATCATTTACACTAATTATTTTCTGctcagaaaacacacaaaattaaataggacacacacacaaaaaaaagaaagaatttaattgaaattataattttaaggCTGTATTAAACATAGTTTTGAAGCCTAGAAACACCTATTCTTCTTTGaccaatatacatatataatgtcaAACACAAGATTTagttttttactagtgggtgcaggacactaaaGTTGATTTATGCAAGTGAGGAAAGCAAAATAAAGTCATCTGTGACATTCGAATACCCAAAAGTTCATCATACAGCGGACTGTCAGTAAAAGTGATAAACATTTGGGAGCAAAACTTCTTCAGACACTTTGAGCAGACCATGTTTTGCTTGTGTGTTATCTGACattaatcaagattaatttgttctgacaaTTTAACCGTGTTCTTCTGatatttattaccattttctaaactagaGAGAATAAATTGTGGTAATGTGTTACCATTGTGGTAAcattggtttgactgtatataaaGAATATGGATCATCTCAAATAACTGCTCTACAGCTGTGTTTTCAGGCTGACTGgataacaataaataaactaTGCAAAACTAGAATGTGGTGTAAATGCTCACCATCCCGGTCTGATTATACGGTATCTGCCACACACAGACAGATCCACAACTGTTGAACCCAAACGGCTTTTATCTCCAATCGGACCACCATCCACCACAATAGCCAGACTGGGCCACAGATCCTCAAACTCCTGCAGAACACCACCAGCACGTCAAACACAACCTGAAGCCCATCAAGAACGGATTCTGTGCTTTGTAGCTCTGTACTTACGCTAGCAGCTACTGTACTGGCTTGTGTGCTGACGTTAGCACTGGTGAGAGCAAGAGGCTCGCCGCACATCTGACAGAGACGCCTCATGAACGGATGGTCTGGAATACGAACCCCTATGAGCTACAGCACATAAAACATTAGATGATACAGTCAACAAAAGATCTACACACACTGCATTAACTAAAGCCTAAATTTAaatttacaggtgcatcttaaATTAGAATATCGGGGggaagttaatttcagtaattcaactcaaattgtgtattagataaattcagtgcacacagactgaagtagtttaagtctttggttcttttaattgggatgattttggctcacatttaacaaaaacccaccaattcttaaatatcttaaatatattacaatacttcataagaccaataataaaaaaataaataaaaaccattttagtgaattgttgaccTTCTGGAAAGCCTCAATTCAGTGTGggatggaggtgatcagtttgtggcactgctgaggaggtctggaagcccaggtttctttgacagtgtccttcagctcatctgcatcgtttggtctcttgtttctcatcttcttcttgacaatagcccatagattctctctggggttcaggtctggtgaattTACTgcccagtcaagcacaccaacaccatgatcatttaacaaacttgtggcgtttttggcagtgtgggcaggagccagatcctgctggaaaatgaaatcagcatcttcagaaagtTGGTCAGCAGAAGAAAGCGTGATGttctccaagatttcttggtaaacaggtgcagtgtggttttcaaaaaacaaaatggaccaacaccagcagatgacattgcacccaaaatcatcacagactgtggaaacttaacactagaCTTCAAGCAaattgggctatgagcttctccaatcttcctccagactctaggaccttggtttccaaatgaaatacaaaacctgctctcatctgaaaagaggactttggaccactgtgcaacagtccagttcttcttctccttagcccaggtaagacgcctctgatgttgtctgtggttcaggagtggcggcttaacaagaggaatacgacaactgtagacAAAGTCCTCGACACGTGTGTGTTGCTGTGtgttgatgccttgaccccagcctcagtccattccttgtgaagttctcttaAATTCTTGAGTGTACTTCATGCTGCGATTCTCTCAGTTTGTGgtgcatatttttcttccacactttttccttgtAGTCAATTTTCTGTTAACatgtttggatacagcactctgtgaacagccagcttctctggcaatgaatgtttgtggcttaccctccttgtgaagggtgtcaatgattgtcttctggtcaactctcagatcagcagtcttctccatgattgtggagcctagtaaaccaaactgagagaccattttgaaggctcaagaaacctttgcaggtgtttgagttgataagctgattggcatgtcatcatattctaatttgttaaatgtgagccaaaaatcaccacaattaaaagaaccagaagacttaaactacttgaGTCTGTATGTATTAAATTCAATCCACGAGTTTCAtaatttgagatgaattactgaaataaatgtacttttccactaaattataatttattgagatgcacctgtatatagttAAAGTTCTTGCagatattaaagggttactccacccaaatTTTCTCATTAATCACataccccatgttgttccaaacccgtaaaagctttgttcatcttcataacacaatttaagataatttGGACGAAAACAggtaggcttgagactgtcccatagactgccaagtaaataacagtgtcaaagcCCAGGAAGGTAAGAAatcatcgtcagaatagtccatctgcaatcagtgattcaaccgtaacgtCATGAAGCGAATCAAAGAAAAATTCAGCCAAGCAACGAacgcaaaaataatgactttaatcaAGAATTCctcccctctgtttctctccaaATCAGCGTAGCGCCATTTTGGCCAATCTGAACTGTATGCAGATGTCGTAGACTCCGTGCTGCGCAGATGCGTTATTTGCTTTAAAACCCAAGggtaaataaacatgtaaaaaaaaaaaaatatccgtGTGGCGCAGCTGATGCAGAAGAGTGCACGCCATCTGTGTACAGCTAAGATTTATAGCACTACACAAATTTAGAGAGACACAGGagaaaaattgttgaataaagccgttatttttgttttcttcgtgtacaaaagtattctcgtcgcttcataatgttacagttgaatcaatgatggcagatggactattctgaagatgtccttcatactttcctggaccttgacactgttaattatttggcagtctatgggacagtctcaagcctcccggttttcatccaaaatttctTACATTTCTTAAAACGAATGAAGCTTTTACACTTTTGGAACGACACggggtgagtgattaatgacaacaattttgggtggagtaaccttttaaTTATAAGAGCACATGACTGTATCCTAACACAAAAAGTGCATTATGTAATAGTGCCAAACTAAAAGTTTTatagtacatttaaataattttaacaaccATTTGTTATGCTTTCAAAAAATgtcacttattttgatgtgttgatggCATACTAAAGCACAGGCAAAGTGATTAATAATACTAAGTGTTCTTTAATAATACAGTTAACatatgtactaaattgcaacttcattaaaaatgtgaaattaccaatttaaataaatgacatacaagtttcaacagaaatgtcattaaagtatattttaggtGACCATAATTCATCAGTACATCTCTAACcaaatttcaaatataaagtaattatgaaatttcaTCTAAGTTCTTATGTATTCACCTATGTGGAGAATAACTAAAGCCAACCTTGGTAAAGGGATTGAGGTCTCCGTTCAGTGTGGAGGATCGTTCCAGAACGAGTGTAACAGGTCCAGGCAGCAGATCTCTGAGCAGCTCCTCCTTCACAGACACCGAACAGAACCTGGAAGCATTTACAGCACAAACACTGTACTGGGACTGTATCAGAGGGTTATACCATGGTATTCTCTCACATATTACATATAAAGTTACACTTA includes these proteins:
- the yrdc gene encoding threonylcarbamoyl-AMP synthase yields the protein MKACSLWLLMVFFSFIRSASTRFGFHVHSYTVNRWFKSVSMCKELKTRGVRLTLPAQSSVDLSSQQQQEWTEILRATVTALKDGQVVAVPTDTIYGLACVAQDSAAVRRVYDIKGRNGDKPLAICVGEIQDIYRFCSVSVKEELLRDLLPGPVTLVLERSSTLNGDLNPFTKLIGVRIPDHPFMRRLCQMCGEPLALTSANVSTQASTVAASEFEDLWPSLAIVVDGGPIGDKSRLGSTVVDLSVCGRYRIIRPGCALSATVQVLEGKYGLLEDPVNQ